The following proteins come from a genomic window of Pseudomonas putida:
- a CDS encoding metallothionein, with the protein MNERRCACANCSCTVDENARMQNEKAYCCEACASGHRNGEPCRMSDCKCGEAAQPDENKVDNALDETFPASDPISP; encoded by the coding sequence ATGAATGAGCGTCGATGTGCCTGTGCGAACTGTTCGTGCACGGTGGACGAGAATGCCCGCATGCAGAATGAAAAAGCCTATTGCTGTGAAGCCTGTGCATCAGGGCACCGCAACGGTGAGCCGTGCCGTATGAGTGATTGCAAGTGCGGTGAAGCGGCTCAGCCCGATGAAAACAAGGTCGACAATGCCTTGGATGAAACCTTCCCGGCCAGCGACCCGATTTCCCCCTGA
- the ligD gene encoding DNA ligase D, whose protein sequence is MTAKPLQEYERKRDFNATPEPSGKRGRAKRNHALQFCIQKHDASHLHYDFRLELNGTLKSWAIPKGPSLDPKVRRLAVHVEDHPLDFYADFEGNIPEGHYGAGDVIVWDRGVWEPEGDANQAYAKGKLRFRLQGEKLSGVWNLFRTRLAGKKEQWMLVKSHDAQARSEADYSIVEAQPDSVISDRTLVPRRNASAKPAPAPKRKRAGAGKKAALPGLLQPQLATLVDSPPAGDWRYEVKFDGYRVLARIEGDDVRLFTRNGHDWSHKMPRQVAALRALGLDSAWLDGEMVVNGDNGATDFQALQNAFDTAHDEQIVYYLFDLLFLGGQDLRALPLEDRRKALGKLLEQDQSEVLEFSADFQQPVESLLDSACRLELEGLIGKRAGSPYTGRRSADWIKLKCKQRQEFVIVGFTDPKGSRSGFGALLLALHDPDTGELRYAGKVGTGFSATTLDSIHARLKPLEIGKPALPRPPTGAEARGVHWLKPKLMAEVSYAQMTRDGVVRHSVFHGLRDDKPASAIDQERAMPAKTVPKAKRAKATEDLGDLRLTHPDRIIDASIGATKREIAEYYAGVSQWILPQLKDRPVALVRAPEGLNGELFFQKNAGQLHIANVLSYDKAEAGQAAMVINRPDTLLGAVQMNMLELHTWNATDKDFDKPDRFVLDLDPDPALPWKAMLDATQLALTLLDELGLKVFLKTSGGKGMHLVVPLTRRAGWDEVKDFSHAIVNYLAKLFPDRLSAVSGPKNRVGRIFIDYLRNGKGATTACAYSLRAREGLPVSVPIWREELGHLKGANQWHIGNLHERLAEVDDPWADMSKTRQSITARMRKQMGMT, encoded by the coding sequence ATGACGGCCAAGCCCCTGCAGGAATATGAGCGCAAGCGCGACTTCAATGCCACACCCGAGCCCAGTGGCAAGCGCGGCCGTGCAAAACGTAATCATGCCCTGCAGTTCTGCATTCAGAAGCACGACGCCAGCCACCTGCATTACGACTTCCGTCTGGAACTGAACGGTACGCTGAAAAGCTGGGCCATCCCCAAGGGGCCCTCCCTGGACCCCAAGGTGCGGCGCCTGGCGGTACACGTAGAGGATCACCCTCTCGACTTTTACGCCGATTTCGAAGGCAATATCCCGGAGGGTCACTATGGCGCCGGCGATGTAATCGTCTGGGATCGTGGCGTCTGGGAACCAGAGGGTGACGCAAACCAGGCCTATGCCAAGGGCAAGCTGCGCTTTCGCTTGCAAGGAGAGAAGCTGAGCGGCGTGTGGAACCTGTTCCGCACCCGTCTGGCAGGCAAGAAAGAGCAGTGGATGCTGGTCAAGTCCCACGACGCTCAGGCACGCAGCGAGGCCGACTACAGCATCGTTGAAGCGCAGCCTGACAGCGTGATCAGCGATCGCACGCTGGTGCCGCGACGCAATGCCAGCGCCAAACCGGCGCCGGCGCCCAAGCGCAAGCGGGCCGGTGCGGGCAAGAAAGCGGCCTTGCCCGGTCTACTGCAGCCGCAGCTTGCGACCCTGGTGGATTCCCCCCCCGCTGGCGACTGGCGCTATGAAGTCAAGTTCGACGGTTATCGCGTGCTTGCCCGGATTGAAGGCGACGACGTGCGGCTGTTCACCCGTAACGGCCATGACTGGAGCCACAAAATGCCACGACAGGTGGCTGCGCTTCGCGCTTTAGGTCTGGACAGCGCCTGGCTTGACGGTGAGATGGTCGTCAACGGCGACAACGGGGCGACGGACTTCCAGGCCTTACAGAATGCCTTCGACACTGCCCACGACGAGCAAATCGTCTATTACCTGTTCGACCTCCTCTTCCTGGGTGGCCAGGACCTACGCGCGCTGCCCTTGGAGGACCGGCGCAAAGCATTGGGTAAACTGCTTGAGCAGGATCAGTCCGAGGTTCTGGAGTTTTCCGCCGACTTCCAGCAACCGGTGGAGTCGCTGCTCGACAGCGCCTGCCGCCTGGAGCTCGAAGGGTTGATCGGCAAGCGCGCCGGTAGCCCGTATACAGGCCGGCGCAGTGCTGACTGGATCAAGCTCAAGTGCAAACAGCGCCAGGAGTTTGTGATCGTCGGGTTCACCGACCCCAAGGGGAGCCGCAGCGGCTTCGGTGCGCTGCTGCTCGCCCTGCATGACCCGGACACCGGTGAGCTCCGCTATGCCGGCAAGGTCGGGACCGGCTTCAGCGCCACCACGCTCGACAGCATCCATGCGCGCCTCAAACCCCTGGAAATCGGCAAACCCGCCCTGCCCCGGCCACCCACCGGGGCTGAAGCCCGAGGAGTTCATTGGCTCAAGCCAAAACTGATGGCCGAGGTTTCTTATGCGCAAATGACCCGGGACGGCGTGGTTCGCCATTCGGTTTTCCATGGGCTGCGCGACGACAAACCTGCCAGCGCCATCGACCAGGAGCGTGCCATGCCAGCCAAGACCGTGCCAAAAGCCAAGCGTGCCAAAGCGACAGAAGACCTGGGCGACCTGCGCCTGACGCATCCGGACAGGATCATCGACGCCAGCATTGGTGCGACAAAGCGGGAGATTGCCGAATACTACGCCGGCGTCAGTCAGTGGATCCTGCCGCAACTCAAAGACCGCCCGGTGGCGCTGGTACGGGCGCCGGAGGGCCTCAATGGCGAACTGTTCTTCCAGAAGAACGCCGGCCAGTTGCATATCGCCAATGTGCTCAGTTACGACAAGGCCGAAGCCGGCCAGGCGGCGATGGTCATCAACCGTCCTGACACGTTGCTCGGTGCCGTGCAGATGAACATGCTTGAACTGCACACTTGGAATGCCACCGACAAAGACTTCGACAAGCCCGACCGCTTTGTGCTCGACCTTGACCCGGACCCGGCATTGCCCTGGAAGGCCATGCTCGATGCTACTCAGCTCGCCCTCACGTTGCTCGATGAACTGGGCCTCAAAGTGTTCCTCAAGACCAGCGGTGGCAAAGGCATGCACCTGGTGGTGCCATTGACCCGCCGTGCGGGCTGGGACGAGGTTAAAGACTTCAGCCATGCCATCGTCAATTACCTGGCCAAGCTGTTCCCCGACCGGCTCAGCGCCGTGTCCGGGCCAAAGAACCGGGTCGGACGGATCTTCATCGATTACCTGCGCAACGGTAAAGGCGCGACCACCGCCTGTGCCTACTCCCTGCGCGCCCGGGAAGGCCTGCCGGTGTCGGTGCCGATCTGGCGCGAGGAACTTGGCCACCTCAAGGGCGCCAACCAGTGGCACATCGGCAACCTGCACGAACGCTTGGCCGAGGTCGATGACCCTTGGGCGGACATGAGCAAGACCCGACAGTCAATCACAGCGCGCATGCGCAAACAGATGGGGATGACATGA
- a CDS encoding acyl-CoA dehydrogenase family protein, giving the protein MSIIQDFDLNTLDSLLRTFSERAQPLNLDTKLSQLMQALLADHLDLLPLPGQGHTLQRWQTLARIAGCDLALAKVYEGHTDALAILAECGAAHLVGDAVWGVWAAEPPEARARIIARDGDQVHLAGSKAWCSGALQIDRALITAWAEGDQPQLVAIELAHPTQGLQVDHWQAVGMATTASIEITFEGSPGIAVGQPGQYLSRPGFWHGGAGIAACWYGAAEALADYLRERCRKPRPDPHAQAHLGAVDAALYGARAALRECAAWIDRQPSADASFEVRRVRAQVEHAVEQVIHHVGRALGATPFCRSSHFARLSADLPVFMRQSHAERDLAELGQQLAQVPAGAWQL; this is encoded by the coding sequence ATGAGCATCATTCAGGATTTTGACCTGAACACCCTCGACAGCCTGTTGCGTACGTTCAGCGAGCGCGCGCAGCCTTTGAACCTGGACACCAAGCTTTCGCAACTGATGCAGGCGCTGTTGGCGGACCATCTCGACCTGCTCCCGCTGCCGGGCCAAGGACATACCTTGCAGCGCTGGCAGACCTTGGCGCGCATTGCCGGCTGCGACCTGGCACTGGCCAAAGTGTACGAAGGCCATACCGACGCGCTGGCGATCCTGGCTGAATGCGGCGCTGCTCACCTGGTGGGGGATGCTGTATGGGGCGTGTGGGCCGCAGAGCCCCCTGAAGCGCGAGCGCGGATCATTGCCCGTGACGGCGATCAGGTGCACCTTGCCGGCAGCAAGGCCTGGTGCTCAGGTGCCTTGCAGATCGACCGTGCGCTGATCACTGCCTGGGCTGAAGGTGACCAGCCGCAACTGGTGGCGATCGAACTGGCCCACCCCACCCAAGGCTTGCAGGTCGATCACTGGCAAGCAGTGGGTATGGCCACGACCGCCAGCATTGAAATCACCTTTGAGGGTTCGCCCGGGATCGCCGTAGGCCAGCCAGGGCAGTACCTTTCGCGCCCCGGTTTCTGGCACGGCGGTGCGGGGATCGCCGCCTGCTGGTACGGCGCCGCAGAGGCGCTGGCCGATTACTTGCGTGAACGTTGCCGCAAACCACGCCCTGATCCTCATGCCCAGGCACACCTTGGGGCAGTGGATGCGGCGTTGTACGGTGCCCGTGCAGCACTACGCGAATGTGCCGCGTGGATAGATCGCCAGCCCAGCGCCGACGCCAGCTTCGAGGTGCGCCGTGTGCGTGCCCAGGTAGAGCATGCTGTAGAGCAGGTGATCCACCATGTGGGGCGTGCGTTGGGTGCAACGCCGTTCTGTCGCAGCAGCCATTTTGCACGGCTAAGCGCCGACCTCCCGGTCTTCATGCGGCAAAGCCATGCTGAACGCGACCTGGCCGAACTTGGCCAACAGCTGGCCCAGGTGCCGGCAGGAGCCTGGCAACTATGA
- a CDS encoding PIG-L deacetylase family protein translates to MSENLIKASEGRPWAAWQQSAHLARASWITPDQLLPAGRRLVLLAPHPDDEILMAGGLLAGLHGREQDVLLISATDGEGSHPESATWTEHRLRRQRPLESRHALQQLDLDLNRLDWRRLHLKDGALPRDEAFLVNHLNQLLKPDDVLMTTWRGDGHCDHEALGRAAAQAALARQVQLVEVPVWAWHWAQPDDPRLPWSRAHRIELDETRVARKRRALAAHHSQLEPDQGRAPVLPATLLDCLLQPFELVFL, encoded by the coding sequence ATGAGTGAGAACCTGATCAAGGCCAGTGAAGGCAGGCCGTGGGCCGCGTGGCAGCAGTCTGCACACCTGGCGCGGGCGAGCTGGATCACGCCGGACCAGTTGCTACCCGCAGGCCGGCGCTTGGTATTGCTGGCTCCGCACCCCGATGACGAAATCCTCATGGCCGGCGGACTGTTGGCAGGGCTGCACGGCCGCGAGCAGGACGTGCTGCTGATTTCCGCCACCGATGGTGAAGGGAGCCACCCTGAATCCGCGACCTGGACCGAACACCGCCTGCGCCGCCAACGGCCTCTTGAAAGCAGGCACGCCTTGCAACAGTTGGACCTGGACCTCAACCGGCTGGACTGGCGGCGCCTGCACCTTAAAGACGGTGCGCTGCCGCGAGACGAAGCGTTTCTGGTCAATCACCTTAACCAACTGCTCAAGCCCGATGATGTGCTGATGACAACCTGGCGCGGCGACGGCCACTGCGACCATGAAGCGCTTGGCCGGGCGGCAGCGCAAGCCGCACTGGCGCGCCAGGTGCAACTGGTGGAGGTGCCCGTGTGGGCCTGGCATTGGGCACAGCCTGACGACCCCCGCCTACCCTGGTCGCGGGCGCATCGCATTGAGTTGGATGAAACACGGGTTGCGCGTAAGCGTCGGGCCTTGGCGGCGCATCACAGCCAGCTGGAGCCCGACCAGGGGCGCGCGCCGGTATTGCCTGCCACCCTGCTCGATTGCCTGCTGCAACCCTTCGAACTGGTGTTCCTGTAA
- a CDS encoding class I SAM-dependent methyltransferase, with the protein MSIDAQYFADLYANNDDPWAFRTRWYERRKRDLLMASLPRQCYQRVFEPACANGELSASLAERCAELLCQDLDPTAVALARQRLAGLPNASVVTGRLPADWPGGSFDLIVLSEVGYYLNATDWLQVIEQSVASLTYDGGLLACHWRHPIAGCPQDGREVHQLLAKHVPLYPVFRHEEADFLLEYWSAEPSVVDLDEICP; encoded by the coding sequence ATGAGTATCGATGCGCAATATTTCGCCGACCTGTATGCCAACAATGACGACCCTTGGGCGTTTCGTACCCGTTGGTACGAGCGCCGCAAACGCGACCTGCTGATGGCCAGCCTGCCGCGCCAGTGCTACCAGCGGGTGTTCGAACCCGCCTGCGCCAATGGCGAGCTGAGCGCCTCGCTGGCGGAGCGCTGTGCCGAACTGCTGTGCCAAGACCTTGATCCTACGGCAGTGGCGTTGGCTCGCCAGCGCCTGGCGGGCTTGCCCAATGCTTCGGTCGTCACTGGCCGCTTACCAGCGGACTGGCCTGGCGGCAGCTTCGACCTGATCGTGCTCAGCGAAGTGGGTTACTACCTGAACGCTACCGACTGGTTGCAGGTGATCGAGCAGTCGGTTGCGAGCCTCACTTATGACGGTGGCCTGTTGGCCTGTCACTGGCGCCATCCGATCGCAGGCTGCCCACAGGATGGGCGTGAAGTGCATCAGTTGCTGGCCAAACACGTGCCGTTGTACCCGGTATTTCGCCACGAAGAGGCGGACTTCCTGCTGGAGTACTGGTCAGCCGAGCCTAGCGTGGTCGACCTGGACGAGATATGCCCATGA
- a CDS encoding glycosyltransferase, whose translation MIAVVIPAHNEARRLGRCLKAMAAAVALARQAGQQVEVLVVLDRCRDASAAVAKRFGVHTLAVEAGSVGMARRLGAALMLDRGARWLACTDADSQVPSHWLLWQLACTAEVVCGTVHIEHWQPWQRAALRKLYRSGYQACEGHRHIHGANLGVCARAYERVGGFQPLAAHEDVQLVRDLEASGAQIVWTAKHSVATSSRGDSRAREGFGDFLGGLQVRLDG comes from the coding sequence ATGATTGCTGTCGTCATTCCCGCCCATAACGAAGCCCGACGGCTGGGGCGCTGCCTCAAGGCCATGGCGGCGGCGGTTGCCTTGGCCAGGCAGGCAGGCCAGCAGGTCGAGGTGCTGGTGGTGCTGGACCGCTGCCGTGATGCCAGTGCCGCTGTGGCCAAGCGCTTCGGGGTACACACGCTGGCAGTGGAGGCTGGCAGCGTTGGCATGGCCCGCCGGCTTGGCGCTGCGCTGATGCTGGACCGCGGCGCCCGCTGGCTGGCCTGTACCGATGCCGATAGCCAAGTGCCCTCGCACTGGCTGCTTTGGCAACTGGCCTGCACTGCCGAGGTAGTCTGTGGCACGGTGCACATCGAGCACTGGCAGCCCTGGCAACGCGCTGCGCTACGCAAGCTGTACCGCAGCGGTTATCAGGCATGTGAGGGCCATCGGCATATTCATGGTGCAAACCTTGGTGTCTGTGCCCGCGCTTATGAGCGTGTGGGGGGCTTTCAACCGCTGGCGGCGCATGAGGACGTGCAGCTGGTACGCGACCTGGAGGCTAGCGGCGCACAGATCGTATGGACGGCCAAGCACAGTGTGGCGACCAGCAGCAGAGGCGACAGCCGGGCTCGGGAAGGGTTTGGGGATTTTCTGGGGGGGCTGCAGGTTCGTTTGGACGGGTGA
- a CDS encoding Ku protein — MARAIWKGAISFGLVHIPVSLNTAVRTERVDFDWLDKRSMEPVGYKRINKVTGKEIDKDNIVKGVEHEKGRYVVISEEEIRKARPEATQTIDIFSFVAASEIPLQHFDTPYYLSPDRRGGKVYALLRETLESTGKVALATVVLHTRQHLALLRPLDDALVMITLRWPEEVRGLETLELEKSVTDTKVDKRELDMAKRLVEDMSGSWAPDEYHDAFRQTIMDLVEEKASKGKISVVDKGEGGEAEKSADIIDLTELLKRSLGGKAAKKAPAEKKPAKRTRKAS, encoded by the coding sequence ATGGCTAGGGCAATCTGGAAAGGCGCGATCAGTTTCGGCCTGGTGCATATCCCCGTCTCGCTCAACACGGCAGTGCGCACCGAGCGCGTCGATTTCGACTGGCTGGACAAGCGCAGCATGGAGCCGGTGGGTTATAAACGGATCAACAAGGTGACCGGCAAGGAAATCGACAAAGACAACATCGTCAAAGGTGTGGAGCACGAGAAAGGTCGTTATGTGGTGATCAGCGAGGAAGAGATCCGCAAGGCCCGCCCGGAAGCGACCCAGACCATCGATATCTTCTCATTCGTGGCTGCCAGCGAGATCCCCTTGCAGCACTTCGATACACCGTATTACCTGAGCCCGGATCGTCGCGGCGGCAAAGTCTATGCGTTGCTGCGTGAAACACTGGAGAGCACTGGCAAGGTGGCGCTGGCCACGGTGGTGCTGCATACACGCCAGCACCTTGCATTGTTGCGGCCGCTGGACGACGCGTTGGTGATGATCACCTTGCGTTGGCCCGAAGAGGTGCGCGGCCTGGAGACGCTTGAGCTGGAAAAAAGCGTGACCGACACCAAGGTCGACAAGCGCGAACTGGACATGGCCAAGCGGTTGGTCGAAGACATGAGCGGCTCGTGGGCCCCTGATGAGTACCATGATGCGTTCCGCCAGACCATCATGGACCTGGTGGAAGAAAAGGCCAGCAAAGGCAAGATCAGCGTGGTGGACAAGGGCGAAGGGGGCGAAGCGGAGAAAAGCGCCGATATCATCGACCTCACCGAACTGCTCAAGCGCAGCCTGGGCGGTAAAGCTGCGAAAAAAGCACCTGCCGAAAAGAAGCCTGCCAAGCGTACTCGCAAGGCCTCATGA
- a CDS encoding PSPA7_2676 family Cys-rich small protein, whose translation MTIVCLLRGCHWRAMTQPEVPGLQCQLCERCGALRYCQPGHSLQPSEARHG comes from the coding sequence ATGACCATTGTCTGTCTGCTGCGGGGCTGCCACTGGCGCGCCATGACCCAACCCGAAGTGCCTGGGCTGCAATGCCAGCTTTGCGAACGCTGTGGCGCCCTGCGTTACTGCCAGCCGGGCCATTCCCTGCAACCTTCGGAGGCACGCCATGGCTAG
- a CDS encoding nucleosidase, with product MMLTQQFPDITLADTLFVFALEAEAGTVFADLNTVFTGIGKVNAAIALTKAVQRQRPKLIVNLGSAGSQRYGKGEVVCCTHFVQRDMDVTALGFARYETPLSDVPVLLEHGQPIEGLPLGTCGSGDSFEVSHGDAPYDIVDMEAYVLALIARNEGIPFVCLKYISDDAGSDAAQDWSVQVHLAAEAFKRVLFAIEP from the coding sequence ATGATGCTGACCCAGCAATTCCCCGACATTACGCTGGCCGACACCCTGTTCGTATTCGCCCTCGAGGCTGAAGCCGGTACTGTGTTCGCTGATCTCAATACGGTTTTCACCGGCATCGGCAAAGTCAATGCTGCCATCGCCCTGACCAAGGCGGTTCAGCGCCAGCGCCCCAAACTGATCGTTAACCTCGGTTCGGCAGGCAGCCAGCGATACGGCAAGGGGGAGGTGGTGTGCTGCACGCACTTCGTGCAGCGCGACATGGACGTTACTGCGCTGGGCTTCGCCCGCTACGAGACGCCGCTGTCGGACGTTCCGGTGCTGCTCGAGCATGGCCAGCCGATAGAAGGGCTGCCGCTGGGCACCTGCGGCAGCGGTGACAGCTTTGAGGTCAGCCACGGCGATGCTCCATACGACATCGTCGACATGGAAGCGTACGTTTTGGCGTTGATCGCCCGTAATGAAGGCATTCCGTTCGTGTGCCTGAAATACATCTCCGATGATGCCGGCAGCGATGCGGCCCAGGACTGGTCTGTGCAGGTACATCTGGCCGCCGAGGCGTTCAAGCGCGTGCTTTTCGCCATCGAACCCTGA